A genomic region of Blattabacterium cuenoti contains the following coding sequences:
- the rsmH gene encoding 16S rRNA (cytosine(1402)-N(4))-methyltransferase RsmH, with the protein MNYYHEPVLLKESIDNLVTDKNGIYVDVTFGGGGHSSAILKKLNDNASLIAFDQDKEAIKNNSIRDRRFHLFHNNFIHIKQILKKIRLEKVSGILADLGLSSSQIDNPIRGFSHQLNCILDMRMNQESTHSAIDILNRYSKEELFHIFSKYGEFKNAIIIAEKILEKRLKKPITTTWDLVNIFFRKKTSFKKRKRFFSRLFQSIRIEVNNEINVLKNLLLESATIIIPGGRIAIISYHSIEDRITKYFFKTGVFHNKKMNNILPFKMIHKKVIQPRYQEIINNPRSRSARLRIAEKL; encoded by the coding sequence ATGAATTATTACCATGAACCAGTTCTTTTAAAAGAAAGTATAGATAATTTGGTTACGGACAAAAATGGCATTTATGTAGATGTCACATTTGGTGGAGGAGGACATTCTTCTGCTATTCTAAAAAAATTAAATGACAATGCATCCTTAATAGCTTTCGATCAGGACAAAGAAGCCATAAAAAATAATTCCATACGAGATAGACGTTTTCATTTATTTCATAATAATTTTATACACATAAAACAAATATTGAAAAAAATTCGTCTCGAAAAAGTATCAGGGATATTAGCTGATTTAGGCCTATCTTCATCTCAAATAGACAATCCCATTAGGGGGTTTTCTCATCAGTTGAATTGTATTTTGGATATGAGAATGAATCAAGAATCCACTCATTCGGCTATAGATATTCTTAATCGATATTCGAAAGAGGAATTATTTCATATATTTTCTAAATATGGAGAATTCAAAAATGCAATAATAATTGCTGAAAAGATCTTAGAAAAACGTTTAAAAAAACCCATTACCACTACATGGGATTTAGTGAATATTTTTTTTAGAAAAAAAACATCTTTTAAAAAAAGAAAAAGATTTTTTTCTAGACTTTTCCAGTCTATACGAATAGAAGTCAATAATGAAATCAATGTTTTAAAAAATCTTTTGCTAGAATCTGCTACGATTATTATACCAGGAGGTAGAATTGCTATTATTTCATATCATTCAATAGAAGATAGGATCACCAAATATTTTTTTAAAACAGGAGTTTTTCATAATAAAAAAATGAATAATATACTTCCATTTAAAATGATCCATAAAAAAGTTATTCAACCAAGATATCAAGAAATTATCAATAATCCAAGATCCAGAAGTGCTAGATTAAGAATTGCAGAAAAACTATAA
- the ychF gene encoding redox-regulated ATPase YchF yields MKCGIIGLPNIGKSTLFNLISNSQVLSENFPFCTIEPNYGITNVPDKRLYELNTFINTMKIVPSKIQIVDIAGLIKGSHKGDGLGNKFLSHIRETNVVIHMIRCFKDMKVLHVEGSINPIRDKEIIDIELQLKDLETLENHLNKINKKPKNNHKCFIETIKKIISYLKKGKNIRMYPLKEDEKKYIKDLHLLTNKPVLYVCNIDEKDSNNPLYLIKIKEIVEKSPMVVLSLKNELKSQKEQKSIFYQSGINKLILEAYKLLNLQSFFTVGKEEIRAWSIPNHWTAYQASSVIHSDLKKGFICAEVIHYNDFIKYRSEEEAKKAGKKLLVGKNYLVQDGDIIHFRFNR; encoded by the coding sequence ATGAAATGTGGAATTATTGGTCTTCCAAATATAGGAAAATCCACTCTATTTAACCTTATTTCCAATTCTCAAGTTTTATCAGAAAACTTTCCTTTTTGTACTATAGAACCTAATTATGGAATCACAAACGTTCCAGATAAAAGATTGTATGAATTAAACACATTCATTAACACTATGAAAATAGTTCCATCAAAGATACAAATAGTGGATATTGCTGGATTAATTAAAGGTTCACATAAAGGAGACGGATTAGGAAACAAATTCCTATCTCATATTCGTGAAACAAATGTTGTTATTCACATGATACGTTGTTTCAAAGACATGAAAGTCCTTCACGTCGAAGGATCCATCAATCCTATTAGGGATAAAGAAATTATTGATATAGAATTACAGTTGAAAGATCTAGAAACCCTAGAAAATCATTTAAATAAAATTAATAAAAAACCAAAAAATAATCATAAATGTTTTATAGAAACTATAAAAAAAATAATTTCTTATCTAAAAAAAGGAAAAAATATAAGAATGTACCCACTAAAAGAAGATGAAAAAAAGTACATAAAAGATTTACATTTATTAACCAACAAACCTGTTCTTTATGTATGTAATATAGATGAAAAAGATTCCAATAATCCTCTATATCTAATAAAAATAAAAGAAATAGTAGAAAAATCTCCTATGGTCGTTTTATCGTTAAAAAACGAATTGAAGAGTCAAAAAGAACAAAAAAGTATTTTTTATCAATCAGGAATTAATAAGCTAATCTTAGAAGCTTATAAATTATTAAACTTACAAAGTTTTTTTACAGTAGGAAAAGAAGAAATACGTGCTTGGTCTATTCCCAATCATTGGACCGCTTATCAAGCTTCTTCTGTAATACATTCAGATTTAAAAAAAGGATTTATATGTGCAGAAGTCATTCATTATAATGATTTTATCAAATATAGATCAGAAGAAGAAGCCAAAAAAGCTGGAAAAAAACTTTTGGTAGGAAAAAATTACCTTGTTCAAGATGGAGATATTATACATTTTAGATTCAATCGATAA
- a CDS encoding penicillin-binding protein yields MMKRKRYILLYKSYLIGFFFISIAALIIFNLFHIQNSSEGYQKSVIEKTIRTNLIKARRGNIYAADNSLLAMSIIRYDIHIDFRSISDKLFQENISFLCNSLESLFKKPRSFFYKKFQYEKKKGNRYFLLAKNLDYPHLKALRNFPIFNKGQIRGGFIVEKKTCRIHTLENIGKRTLGYDDHRGKAGLEGAYSKFLKGKDGKRLEQRISSKIWKPLNSGNEIDPEDGKDVYSTIDIYLQDIAYHALLQELSISHADHGCVILMEVRSGEILAMINLEKTKKNTYEDLRNFSVWEGSEPGSTFKTMAILAALEDKKIDIDMIVNTKGGVLKLRGKKIRDSHYKGDGEMNPKQILELSSNVGIAKIIYDNYKDNPNKFIEHLCKWKLDKKIGVDIPGESHPFIPKPGKGNWSSITLPWMTFGYNIKLTPLQILTFYNAIANQGKMIKPIFIREMKFHGRSIKKYTNPIVMNPSIAAKGSLKKIQNMLEGVVKNGTAKKYYHPEYPYAGKTGTTQLDYWIKGKPLSYNSSFVGYFPANNPKYSCIVVISRPEKGYYGIEVAVPVFDKIARSIYPRIGKKILSKKKVDIDLIKKIKEYSNYSFNYFFDKDIMPNIISVPGKDIIPILENRGLNIRYQGIGKVITQSVKPGNKLKKNQIIFLKLEE; encoded by the coding sequence ATGATGAAACGAAAAAGATATATTTTATTATATAAATCTTACTTGATTGGTTTTTTTTTCATCTCTATTGCAGCACTAATTATTTTTAATTTATTTCATATTCAAAATTCTTCAGAAGGATACCAAAAATCTGTTATAGAAAAAACAATTAGAACTAATTTAATTAAGGCTAGACGTGGAAATATTTATGCTGCAGATAACAGTCTTCTAGCTATGTCTATCATTAGGTATGATATTCATATTGATTTTAGATCTATCTCAGATAAATTATTTCAAGAAAATATTTCTTTTTTATGCAATTCTTTGGAGTCTTTGTTTAAAAAACCAAGATCTTTTTTTTATAAAAAGTTCCAATACGAAAAAAAAAAGGGGAATAGATATTTTTTATTAGCCAAGAATTTAGATTATCCTCATTTAAAAGCATTACGAAATTTTCCCATTTTTAATAAAGGACAAATAAGAGGAGGTTTTATCGTAGAAAAGAAAACATGCAGAATTCATACACTAGAAAATATTGGAAAAAGAACATTAGGATACGATGATCATAGAGGAAAAGCTGGATTAGAAGGAGCCTATAGTAAATTTCTTAAAGGAAAAGATGGAAAACGATTAGAACAACGTATCAGCTCTAAAATATGGAAACCCTTAAATTCAGGAAATGAAATTGATCCAGAAGATGGAAAAGATGTCTATTCTACTATCGATATATATTTACAAGATATAGCTTATCATGCATTACTTCAAGAGTTATCCATTTCTCATGCAGATCACGGATGTGTCATCCTTATGGAGGTACGAAGTGGAGAAATTTTGGCCATGATCAATCTGGAAAAAACGAAAAAAAATACTTATGAAGATTTAAGAAACTTCTCTGTATGGGAAGGTAGTGAACCTGGATCTACTTTCAAGACCATGGCTATTCTTGCTGCTTTAGAAGACAAAAAAATAGACATAGACATGATTGTGAATACTAAAGGTGGAGTTCTTAAATTGAGAGGGAAAAAAATACGGGATAGTCATTACAAAGGAGATGGAGAAATGAATCCAAAACAGATTCTGGAACTTTCTTCAAACGTAGGAATAGCAAAAATTATTTATGATAATTACAAAGACAATCCAAATAAATTCATAGAACACTTGTGCAAATGGAAATTAGATAAAAAAATAGGCGTAGACATTCCAGGTGAAAGTCATCCATTCATCCCAAAACCTGGAAAAGGAAATTGGAGTAGTATTACATTGCCATGGATGACTTTCGGATATAATATAAAACTAACTCCTTTACAAATTCTCACTTTTTATAACGCTATTGCTAACCAAGGAAAAATGATTAAACCTATTTTCATTAGAGAAATGAAATTCCACGGAAGAAGTATCAAAAAATATACAAATCCTATTGTTATGAATCCTTCTATAGCTGCAAAAGGATCTCTAAAAAAAATTCAGAATATGTTAGAAGGAGTCGTAAAAAATGGAACCGCAAAAAAATATTATCATCCAGAATATCCTTATGCCGGGAAAACAGGAACTACACAGTTAGATTATTGGATCAAGGGAAAACCTTTATCTTACAATAGTTCTTTTGTAGGATATTTTCCTGCTAATAATCCAAAATATTCTTGTATTGTAGTCATTTCAAGACCAGAAAAAGGATATTACGGAATAGAAGTAGCAGTTCCTGTGTTTGATAAAATAGCTAGATCTATCTATCCAAGAATAGGAAAGAAAATACTTTCTAAAAAAAAAGTGGATATTGATTTGATTAAAAAAATTAAAGAATACAGCAACTATTCTTTCAACTATTTTTTTGATAAAGATATTATGCCCAATATTATTTCTGTTCCTGGAAAAGACATTATTCCTATTTTAGAAAATAGAGGTTTAAATATCCGATATCAAGGGATAGGAAAAGTTATTACTCAATCTGTAAAACCAGGAAATAAGTTGAAAAAAAATCAAATTATATTTCTGAAGCTAGAAGAATGA
- a CDS encoding LptF/LptG family permease has translation MKILDRYIIRNILVTFIFITILLQIISVIIDISQRMHRLENNQGSIKEALIYYYPFWSIWLAYTFSPISVFLSIIFFTSRLNKYSEINAILASGISFKRITIPYLISAFIIGMGTLIINYSFLPIANKMKNKFHYRYLLSSRYKNQYENNQTISAQISNNEYLFIRNFSRKKNIGQDCIYQKFNGNKLIYLMKAKNIFWYKKHRVYILSNYSETYLNKNKDIFFNGVHKIQNFPMTPEELLPEEYIAETMTISELKKFIDREKKRGNSNINTHLNEYYQRTSYPFSNFILTLLGLSISSKKGETANNFIVGILLAFTYIFCTEISKVYSTKDYLPSYLSVWLPNVIFGMITLFIYWNRNRN, from the coding sequence ATGAAAATACTCGACCGTTATATCATTCGTAATATTCTTGTTACCTTTATATTTATTACTATTCTATTACAGATCATTTCTGTTATTATAGATATTTCTCAAAGAATGCATCGATTGGAAAACAATCAAGGATCCATCAAAGAGGCTTTAATATATTATTATCCATTTTGGTCCATATGGTTAGCCTATACATTTTCCCCGATTTCCGTTTTTTTATCGATTATTTTTTTTACATCTAGATTAAATAAATATTCAGAAATAAATGCGATTCTAGCAAGTGGGATTAGTTTTAAAAGAATAACGATTCCTTATTTAATTTCAGCTTTCATTATAGGAATGGGAACTTTAATAATTAATTATTCTTTTTTACCCATAGCTAATAAAATGAAAAACAAATTTCATTACCGATATCTATTAAGTTCCAGATACAAAAATCAATACGAAAACAATCAGACCATAAGTGCCCAAATTTCAAATAATGAATATCTATTTATTCGAAATTTTTCCAGAAAGAAAAATATAGGACAAGATTGTATCTATCAAAAATTCAATGGAAACAAATTGATATATCTTATGAAGGCAAAAAATATTTTTTGGTATAAAAAACATCGTGTATATATCCTATCTAATTATAGTGAAACTTATCTAAATAAGAATAAGGATATTTTTTTCAATGGGGTTCATAAAATTCAAAATTTTCCTATGACGCCGGAAGAACTTTTACCAGAAGAATATATAGCAGAAACAATGACCATTTCTGAACTAAAAAAGTTTATTGATAGAGAAAAAAAGAGAGGAAATAGTAACATAAATACGCACTTAAATGAATATTATCAAAGAACAAGCTATCCTTTTTCTAATTTTATATTGACCCTTTTAGGATTATCTATCTCATCAAAAAAAGGAGAAACGGCCAATAATTTCATTGTTGGGATATTATTAGCATTTACATATATCTTTTGTACAGAAATATCCAAAGTATACTCTACAAAAGATTATCTTCCTTCTTATTTATCTGTTTGGCTTCCAAATGTAATTTTCGGAATGATCACACTTTTTATTTATTGGAATAGAAATCGAAATTAA
- a CDS encoding Do family serine endopeptidase: MKKIVIYIIASSILSSVMTIAAYKKYAKEEATPFPSYGNSFEKTKLSSSNPSSLVSSSGLPDFTRVVEKTIHAVVNVKNYSKKYSNKLHFDPFDFFFGFPDDFGGRGKIPPKNDIPGLHGSGVLVSHDGYIVTNNHVIKDADKIEVTLSDQRTYRAKLIGTDPNTDIALLKINEKNLPFIYFSDSNKVQVGEWVLAIGNPFDLNSTVTAGIISAKNRSLGILRGETQAAIESFFQTDAAVNPGNSGGALVNTNGELIGINTAISSNSGNFIGYSFAAPSNLVGKVIQDIKKYGTVQRAYLGVIGMDLSKAEYLKAYNNEMHQNIKAQQGFLIGEVFERSGADDAGLKKGDIIKSIDGKPIQNVADLSVIVGTKYPGEKVKVKVIRNGKMKTFNVTLKDSQGRTKIRKREEITPSELLGATFSPLGKEYKKDFGIDYGIRIQEIRTGRLSAIGMEEGDIILSINGEKMRTPSDVDRVLKRYSGDVTIKAIKQNGQVYIAGFEMN; this comes from the coding sequence ATGAAGAAAATAGTTATTTATATTATCGCCAGTAGTATTCTTAGTTCAGTAATGACTATTGCAGCATACAAGAAATATGCTAAAGAAGAAGCCACTCCATTTCCGTCGTATGGAAACTCGTTCGAAAAGACAAAACTATCCTCTTCTAATCCATCCTCATTAGTTAGTTCTTCTGGATTACCAGATTTTACCAGAGTTGTAGAAAAAACTATCCATGCGGTAGTCAATGTCAAAAATTATTCTAAAAAATATAGCAACAAATTACATTTTGATCCATTTGACTTTTTTTTCGGATTTCCTGATGATTTTGGAGGAAGAGGAAAAATTCCTCCAAAAAATGATATTCCAGGACTTCATGGATCTGGAGTATTAGTATCTCATGATGGATACATTGTCACTAATAATCATGTCATAAAAGATGCAGATAAAATAGAAGTGACTCTTAGTGATCAAAGAACTTATAGGGCAAAACTAATTGGAACAGATCCAAACACGGATATAGCCTTATTAAAAATCAATGAAAAAAATTTACCTTTTATTTATTTTTCGGATTCTAATAAAGTACAAGTAGGAGAGTGGGTTTTAGCAATCGGAAATCCTTTTGATTTGAACTCCACTGTTACCGCAGGTATCATCAGTGCTAAAAATAGAAGTCTCGGCATATTGAGAGGAGAGACGCAAGCAGCTATAGAATCTTTTTTTCAAACAGATGCAGCTGTTAATCCGGGAAATAGTGGAGGAGCTTTAGTAAACACAAATGGAGAGTTAATTGGAATTAATACGGCCATCTCTTCAAATTCAGGAAATTTTATAGGATATAGTTTTGCTGCTCCTTCTAATTTAGTGGGAAAAGTCATCCAGGACATCAAAAAATACGGAACCGTACAACGAGCCTATTTAGGAGTTATAGGAATGGATCTTTCTAAAGCTGAATATTTGAAAGCTTATAATAATGAAATGCATCAAAATATAAAAGCACAACAAGGTTTTTTAATCGGTGAAGTTTTTGAAAGAAGTGGAGCTGATGATGCAGGTCTTAAAAAAGGAGACATTATTAAAAGTATAGATGGAAAACCCATTCAAAATGTGGCAGATTTATCTGTTATTGTGGGAACAAAATATCCGGGAGAAAAAGTAAAAGTGAAGGTTATCCGAAACGGAAAAATGAAAACTTTTAACGTTACTTTAAAAGATTCACAAGGAAGAACAAAAATTAGAAAAAGAGAGGAAATCACTCCATCAGAATTACTGGGTGCCACTTTTTCGCCTCTTGGAAAAGAATATAAAAAAGATTTTGGAATTGATTATGGAATTAGAATACAAGAAATACGAACAGGTAGATTGAGTGCTATAGGAATGGAAGAAGGAGACATTATTTTATCTATTAATGGAGAAAAAATGAGAACCCCTAGTGATGTAGACCGTGTTTTAAAAAGATACTCCGGAGATGTGACCATAAAAGCCATTAAACAAAATGGTCAAGTATATATAGCAGGATTTGAAATGAATTAA
- the dapF gene encoding diaminopimelate epimerase, whose amino-acid sequence MKIDFFKYQGTGNDFIILDNRKKRIPEENRSLFARLCNRHFGIGADGIILIKNDSSRDFYMKYYNSDGTESTMCGNGGRCAIAFSKQLGITKENKIYFRAIDGDHCGIIQDNGLISLNIIDIEINMIKIYPKYVFLNTGSPHHVLFVDHIKEIDVYKQGRKIRFHKSYSSQGGVNVNFVEKSGNNTLQVRTYERGVENETLSCGTGITASVIAAYETGKISPDKETNVLISTLGGKLWVSFEKKHNRYQKIYLTGSVQFVFEGWIHI is encoded by the coding sequence ATGAAAATCGATTTTTTTAAGTACCAGGGGACAGGAAATGATTTCATTATACTAGATAATCGTAAAAAAAGAATCCCGGAAGAGAACCGTTCTCTATTTGCAAGATTATGTAATAGACATTTTGGAATTGGAGCAGATGGAATTATCTTGATTAAAAATGATTCTTCCCGCGATTTTTACATGAAGTATTATAATTCTGATGGAACAGAAAGTACTATGTGTGGAAATGGAGGACGTTGTGCTATCGCGTTTTCAAAACAACTAGGAATTACAAAAGAAAATAAAATCTATTTTAGAGCTATAGATGGAGATCATTGTGGAATTATTCAGGATAATGGATTGATTTCTTTAAATATCATTGATATAGAAATAAATATGATAAAAATATATCCAAAATACGTTTTTTTGAATACTGGATCTCCACATCATGTTCTTTTCGTGGATCACATAAAAGAAATAGACGTTTACAAACAGGGAAGAAAAATTAGATTTCATAAATCCTATTCTTCTCAAGGAGGAGTAAATGTAAATTTTGTAGAAAAATCTGGAAATAATACACTTCAAGTACGCACTTATGAACGAGGTGTGGAAAATGAAACTTTATCCTGTGGAACAGGAATTACGGCTTCTGTTATTGCTGCATATGAAACGGGAAAGATATCTCCCGATAAGGAAACAAATGTGTTAATATCCACTTTAGGAGGAAAATTATGGGTATCATTTGAAAAAAAACATAATCGATATCAAAAAATATATTTAACTGGTTCTGTTCAGTTTGTATTTGAAGGATGGATCCATATTTAA
- a CDS encoding FtsL-like putative cell division protein, producing MKTNFSIKDILKGKFLVKEDAYRSWNFIVFITILSLISITSSHMMDRKIRKITKISEEIKELKSEYADIHSKYMQMQLASVLNRLVNINGLKHLDEPPYELIFEEKKEMDPRIK from the coding sequence ATGAAAACAAATTTTTCTATCAAAGACATATTGAAAGGAAAATTTTTAGTGAAAGAAGATGCATATCGTAGTTGGAATTTTATTGTTTTTATTACTATTCTATCTTTAATCAGCATTACTAGTTCACACATGATGGATAGAAAAATTAGAAAAATAACGAAAATTAGTGAAGAAATCAAGGAATTGAAATCTGAATATGCAGATATACACAGTAAATATATGCAAATGCAATTAGCATCTGTCTTAAATAGACTAGTAAATATTAATGGGTTAAAACATTTAGATGAGCCCCCATACGAATTAATTTTCGAAGAAAAAAAAGAGATGGATCCAAGAATAAAATGA
- a CDS encoding M42 family metallopeptidase produces MINKNHYSINEDSIKFLGKYLNSFTPTGYESEGQEIWKNYINPYVEKIETDLYGTVVGILNPSNSPYKLIIEAHVDEISWYVNHITEDGIIYVSRNGGSDPQIAPSKRVVIHTEKGLVHGVFGWPAIHTRKSSEDKTPNVDNIFVDIGAFDRKEVERMGVHVGCVITYPDDFLIINHNYFVCRSLDNKIGGFIIAEVVKKIRESGQNLKFGLYVVNSVQEEVGLRGAKMISQAIKPHMAIVTDVTHDTSTPMMDKKTQGDIKCGLGPVIVYAPSIHKNIREFILNTATNKKITFQRLVSSRYTGTDTDAFAYSNKGVSSALISIPLKYMHTTVEMVHKKDVEQAVQLIFETLKGINSFEGKFFID; encoded by the coding sequence ATGATAAATAAAAATCATTATTCAATAAACGAGGATTCTATAAAATTTCTTGGAAAATATTTAAATAGTTTTACCCCAACAGGATACGAAAGTGAAGGACAAGAGATATGGAAAAACTATATTAATCCTTATGTAGAAAAAATAGAAACGGATTTATATGGAACAGTTGTAGGTATACTCAATCCTAGTAATTCTCCATACAAATTAATTATTGAAGCTCATGTCGATGAAATCTCTTGGTATGTAAATCATATAACAGAAGATGGAATCATCTATGTTTCCCGTAATGGTGGATCAGATCCTCAAATAGCTCCATCAAAAAGAGTGGTGATCCATACAGAAAAAGGGTTAGTACATGGAGTATTTGGTTGGCCTGCTATTCATACAAGAAAATCTTCAGAAGATAAAACTCCTAATGTAGATAATATATTTGTAGATATTGGAGCTTTTGATAGAAAAGAAGTAGAGAGAATGGGGGTTCATGTAGGTTGTGTCATTACTTATCCTGATGATTTTTTGATAATAAACCATAACTATTTTGTATGCAGATCATTAGATAATAAAATAGGAGGATTTATAATTGCAGAAGTAGTAAAAAAAATAAGAGAAAGCGGCCAAAATTTAAAATTTGGATTATATGTGGTGAATTCTGTTCAGGAAGAAGTTGGATTAAGAGGGGCTAAAATGATTTCTCAGGCGATCAAACCTCATATGGCTATTGTCACTGATGTCACCCATGATACTTCTACCCCTATGATGGATAAAAAAACACAAGGAGATATTAAATGTGGTTTAGGCCCTGTTATTGTATATGCCCCTTCTATACATAAAAATATTAGAGAATTTATTTTGAATACTGCTACAAATAAAAAAATAACTTTTCAACGTTTAGTTTCATCTAGATATACCGGAACAGATACGGATGCTTTTGCCTATTCTAATAAAGGTGTATCGTCTGCCTTGATATCTATTCCTCTTAAATATATGCATACTACAGTAGAAATGGTTCATAAAAAAGATGTAGAACAAGCTGTTCAATTAATTTTTGAAACTTTAAAAGGGATTAATTCTTTCGAAGGAAAATTTTTTATCGATTGA
- the tgt gene encoding tRNA guanosine(34) transglycosylase Tgt yields the protein MKFNVIKTDRFSKARAGILQTDHGKIETPIFMPVASKGSVKSIPTHELYNVGSKIILGNTYHLYFRPGIEVLHHAGGLHSFMNWKESILTDSGGFQVYSMRKYNKITDNGVLFKSMINGSYHFFSPEKSMEIQRLIGGDIIMAFDDCPPYPCSYQEAKYSLEKTHIWLKRCYSYLKEHPEKYDYKQSFFPIVQGSIYPDLRKCSAEKIALLEAEGNAIGGLSLGETKEKTQSITDIVTDILPKEKPRYLMGVGNPVDILEAIALGIDMFDCVLPTRNGRHGMLFTWKGIMNIKNKKWEKDFSCLDEYGNSYVDSLYSKSYVRHLFSSRENLAKQIASLHNLSFYFNLIKKARTNLIQETFSSWKESLIPLLQERL from the coding sequence ATGAAATTTAATGTAATAAAAACTGATCGTTTTTCTAAAGCAAGAGCAGGCATATTGCAAACAGATCATGGAAAAATAGAAACTCCTATTTTTATGCCAGTAGCTTCAAAAGGAAGTGTAAAATCTATTCCAACACATGAACTATATAATGTAGGATCAAAAATTATCCTTGGAAATACTTATCATTTGTATTTTCGTCCTGGAATAGAAGTATTACATCATGCAGGAGGACTTCACTCGTTTATGAATTGGAAAGAGTCTATATTAACAGATAGTGGAGGTTTTCAAGTTTATTCTATGAGAAAATATAATAAAATCACCGATAATGGAGTGTTATTTAAGTCTATGATAAATGGTTCTTATCATTTTTTTTCTCCGGAAAAATCTATGGAAATTCAACGTTTGATAGGCGGTGATATAATTATGGCTTTTGATGATTGCCCTCCTTATCCATGTAGTTATCAAGAGGCAAAATATTCTCTAGAAAAAACACATATTTGGTTAAAAAGATGTTATTCTTATTTAAAAGAACATCCAGAAAAATATGATTATAAGCAAAGTTTTTTTCCTATTGTTCAAGGAAGTATTTATCCAGATTTAAGAAAATGTTCTGCAGAAAAGATAGCATTATTGGAAGCTGAAGGAAATGCTATAGGTGGATTAAGTTTAGGAGAAACTAAAGAAAAAACACAATCTATTACTGATATAGTAACGGATATTTTGCCTAAAGAAAAACCTAGATATTTAATGGGAGTAGGAAATCCTGTAGATATTTTAGAAGCAATCGCACTTGGGATTGACATGTTCGATTGCGTACTTCCTACACGAAATGGACGTCATGGAATGTTATTTACCTGGAAAGGGATTATGAATATAAAAAATAAAAAGTGGGAAAAAGATTTTTCCTGTTTGGATGAATATGGAAATTCTTATGTGGATAGTTTATACAGCAAATCTTATGTAAGACATCTTTTTTCTTCTAGAGAAAATTTAGCAAAACAAATTGCTTCTTTACACAACCTTTCTTTTTACTTCAATCTCATTAAAAAAGCTAGAACCAATCTTATACAAGAAACCTTTTCTTCTTGGAAAGAATCATTAATTCCTTTATTACAAGAACGTTTATAA